A genome region from Crossiella equi includes the following:
- a CDS encoding succinate dehydrogenase iron-sulfur subunit — translation MTATAEKTGSRGALPPAPEGSTLVTVRIRRFTPEFDDEPRWESFEVPALPTDRVLNLMHYIKWYVDGSLTFRRSCAHGVCGSDAMRINGVNRLACKVLVKDLMAKKGKPTTITLEPIKGLPVHKDLLVDMEPFFEAFRAVKPYLINYGQEPTKERVQSAADRERFDDTTKCILCACCTTSCPVYWVEGSYFGPAAIVNAHRFIFDSRDEGAEERLDILNDVDGVWRCRTTFNCTDACPRGIQVTKAIQEVKRALLFRR, via the coding sequence ATGACCGCGACTGCCGAGAAGACGGGTTCCCGCGGAGCGCTGCCCCCGGCCCCCGAAGGCTCCACCCTCGTCACCGTCCGCATCCGTCGCTTCACCCCGGAGTTCGACGACGAGCCGCGCTGGGAGTCCTTCGAGGTCCCCGCGCTGCCGACGGACCGCGTGCTCAACCTGATGCACTACATCAAGTGGTACGTCGACGGCTCGCTGACCTTCCGCCGCAGCTGCGCCCACGGCGTGTGCGGCTCGGACGCGATGCGGATCAACGGCGTCAACCGCCTGGCCTGCAAGGTCCTGGTCAAGGACCTGATGGCGAAGAAGGGCAAGCCCACCACCATCACCCTTGAGCCGATCAAGGGCCTGCCGGTCCACAAGGACCTGCTGGTGGACATGGAGCCCTTCTTCGAGGCCTTCCGCGCGGTGAAGCCGTACCTGATCAACTACGGCCAGGAGCCCACGAAGGAGCGCGTGCAGTCCGCTGCGGACCGCGAGCGCTTCGACGACACCACCAAGTGCATCCTGTGCGCCTGCTGCACGACCAGCTGCCCGGTGTACTGGGTGGAGGGCTCGTACTTCGGCCCGGCCGCGATCGTGAACGCGCACCGCTTCATCTTCGACAGCCGTGACGAGGGTGCCGAGGAGCGGCTGGACATCCTCAACGACGTGGACGGTGTGTGGCGCTGCCGCACCACGTTCAACTGCACCGACGCGTGCCCGCGTGGCATCCAGGTGACCAAGGCCATCCAGGAAGTGAAGCGGGCGCTGCTCTTCCGCCGGTGA
- a CDS encoding SCO4848 family membrane protein — MTLSRRASWFLLAFGVWSWWIWLTFLVNISRDARSWSAEGAPTGFYTVHLVLIAVSLVLGTVIGVMGFRGLRAIRRQTTAS; from the coding sequence GTGACGCTGTCCCGCCGTGCCTCGTGGTTCCTTCTCGCCTTCGGCGTCTGGTCCTGGTGGATCTGGCTGACTTTCCTGGTGAACATCTCCCGGGACGCCCGATCCTGGTCCGCCGAGGGCGCGCCGACCGGCTTCTACACCGTGCACCTGGTGCTCATCGCGGTGTCGCTGGTCCTCGGAACTGTGATCGGTGTCATGGGCTTCCGGGGCCTCCGCGCAATACGTAGGCAGACTACGGCATCCTGA
- a CDS encoding D-alanyl-D-alanine carboxypeptidase family protein — MPLTAHRLATARLASVCALLAAVLSAPVALAQPSTTSGSSKATTTSSSGSGSSSSCSNGSVPPPASDNSEQPKPGKAAPGPLPVPAKPVGGGRLGDCGVITPNGAAQPPGSNVLNAESWLIADLSSGAVLAAKDPHVRHRPADLIKVLTALVALKELDPDTVVIGEKADTEQDGDKVGMGVGGKYTVRDLITGMLLKSGNDATYALSRKLGGVDETVRKMNQLARQLGALDTRAATPTGLDGPGMSTSAYDQAVIYRAAVKNPEILKVLGTKSTNFPGYPGKAGSRITNDNTLLTAYASANGGKTGFTDNARQTYIGAAEKSGRKLVAVLLRGERLSNQTTAQQMAKLLDYGFSIKASSEPIGQVVERAPADSGDAGNAQAKQEGTNGGIAAPENPSAQPPTPFGTVGLPLTIAAGVFVVVFGFLYVRKKRAKAAAKRRQAAAAY; from the coding sequence GTGCCACTTACCGCCCATCGCCTCGCGACGGCGCGCCTCGCCTCTGTCTGCGCGCTGCTGGCCGCGGTGCTGAGTGCGCCGGTCGCGCTGGCGCAGCCGTCCACGACCTCCGGGTCGTCGAAGGCCACCACGACCTCTTCCTCCGGCTCCGGTTCGAGCTCGTCCTGCTCGAACGGCAGCGTCCCGCCGCCCGCCTCGGACAACTCCGAGCAGCCGAAGCCGGGCAAAGCCGCTCCCGGGCCCCTGCCGGTGCCGGCCAAGCCGGTCGGCGGCGGGCGCCTCGGCGACTGCGGCGTCATCACGCCGAACGGTGCCGCCCAGCCGCCGGGCTCGAACGTGCTGAACGCGGAGTCCTGGCTCATCGCCGACCTGAGCTCCGGTGCGGTGCTCGCGGCCAAGGACCCGCACGTGCGGCACCGCCCGGCCGACCTGATCAAGGTGCTGACCGCGCTGGTCGCCCTGAAGGAGCTCGACCCGGACACCGTCGTCATCGGTGAGAAGGCCGACACCGAGCAGGACGGCGACAAGGTCGGCATGGGTGTCGGCGGCAAGTACACCGTCCGCGACCTGATCACCGGCATGCTGCTCAAGTCCGGCAACGACGCGACCTACGCCCTGTCCCGCAAGCTGGGCGGCGTGGACGAGACCGTGCGCAAGATGAACCAGCTGGCCCGCCAGCTGGGCGCGCTGGACACCCGCGCGGCCACGCCGACCGGCCTGGACGGCCCCGGCATGTCGACCTCCGCCTACGACCAGGCGGTGATCTACCGGGCGGCGGTCAAGAACCCGGAGATCCTCAAGGTCCTCGGCACCAAGTCCACGAACTTCCCGGGCTACCCCGGCAAGGCCGGTTCCCGGATCACCAACGACAACACGCTGCTCACCGCCTACGCCAGCGCGAACGGCGGCAAGACCGGCTTCACCGACAACGCGCGCCAGACCTACATCGGCGCGGCGGAGAAGAGCGGCCGCAAGCTGGTCGCGGTGCTGCTGCGCGGCGAGCGGCTGAGCAACCAGACCACGGCTCAGCAGATGGCCAAGCTGCTCGACTACGGCTTCAGCATCAAGGCCTCCTCCGAGCCGATCGGCCAGGTCGTGGAGCGCGCGCCCGCCGACAGCGGTGACGCGGGCAACGCCCAGGCCAAGCAGGAGGGCACCAACGGCGGCATCGCCGCGCCGGAGAACCCCAGCGCGCAGCCGCCCACCCCGTTCGGCACCGTGGGCCTGCCGCTGACCATCGCCGCGGGTGTGTTCGTGGTCGTGTTCGGCTTCCTGTACGTGCGCAAGAAGCGCGCGAAGGCGGCGGCCAAGCGGCGCCAGGCCGCGGCGGCGTACTAG